The DNA sequence TGATAGGAGTGATTTTCCCCCTATCAGGCGAGCGACTGCAATACAAATAAAAGTCACTAAAAGCAAGTGTCGTAAGAGAGGTCAATACATTTTGCCAACTGGCGTTCTAAAAGAGTCCGTTCAGAGAATCACCCTTTTTTTATACATCTAAATTATTCAAAGGTTCCTCTTTTATTTTCTTGCCCCTCTTTCATCAGCCATTTCCCTTTTGCCATAACACCTTCGATCACAAGCGATTGTTTATTTATTAAAAGAATGTCTCCATCCTTCCCCTTTTCTATATTACCCTTCTCGTTAAGCTGTAACATTCCTGCTGGATTAGATGTGGCTACTTTTAAAGCAATTTCCAACGGTACACCTTCATTTAAAACAGCCTTTCTTATTTCATCATATAAACTTGTAACCCTACCAACGCCTAAGCCGATGAAATTTCTATTTTCGTCAAATTTTGGTAAGCTTCCTTGACCATCTGAAGTAAAGGAAATATTTTCAACAGGAACATTTGCCTCAATTAGCTTTTTCAAACATTTACTGCTTAAGAGTTCATCGTTATCTGAACGGGTAGTACTCGTCGTAAAATCGACGTATCCACCCTTCTTAGCATATTCTATACCTGCTTCAAGTAATGACTTTGTCCGATTAATATGAGTAGGAATGAACTGTTTCCTCGGAATATCCGTTGTCGTTACAACCTCTTCGAGTAATTCAAGCTTTCCGCTCCCATCACCAACATGGACGACAACTGCACCACCTTTACCAGAGAGTAACCCTCCAACTCTAGATTCACTTGCAAGCCTTGCTAA is a window from the Evansella cellulosilytica DSM 2522 genome containing:
- the iadA gene encoding beta-aspartyl-peptidase, which translates into the protein MITVVKNGEVYAPHYVGQKDVLIIGGRIAAIDEDIHIQGISEHTEIVNATGKIVAPGLIDGHVHITGGGGEGSFRTRTPELQLSDCIKGGITTVVGVLGTDGAARTMSNLVAKAKGLTEEGITCFCLTGNYHVPVTPLTDSIETDIMFIHEIIGSGEIAIADHRSSQPTSQELARLASESRVGGLLSGKGGAVVVHVGDGSGKLELLEEVVTTTDIPRKQFIPTHINRTKSLLEAGIEYAKKGGYVDFTTSTTRSDNDELLSSKCLKKLIEANVPVENISFTSDGQGSLPKFDENRNFIGLGVGRVTSLYDEIRKAVLNEGVPLEIALKVATSNPAGMLQLNEKGNIEKGKDGDILLINKQSLVIEGVMAKGKWLMKEGQENKRGTFE